In a genomic window of Glaciimonas sp. PCH181:
- a CDS encoding cupin domain-containing protein — MKNFTLLGGLSPAQFLRDYWHKKPLLIRQAIPGFKPLLSADALFKMAARDDVESRLITHFKQEWKVENGPIATVPAISKKDWTLLVQGVNLHDDMADALLRQFSFIPDTRLDDLMVSYATDTGGVGPHFDSYDVFLLQAHGQRRWKIGAGQDLTLVQGSALKILKNFTPEQEFVLEPGDMLYLPPQYAHDGTAIGECMTYSIGFRAPAFQELGEAFLQFMADSIDLPGRYADADLAPTKHPAEIGRNMLSQISDALNKVRFTDDDVAIFVGEYLSDPKATVFFESPPRPLTLSRFTAAIAKRGVSLSRKTQMLYRGKHLFINGESFAAGREDKASLCVLADNRKLDGQAASVVSKDVLEALYTWYEDGWINLG; from the coding sequence ATGAAAAATTTCACTTTACTGGGCGGCCTGTCGCCTGCGCAATTTTTACGCGATTACTGGCACAAAAAACCCCTGCTGATTCGGCAGGCGATACCGGGATTTAAGCCCTTATTATCCGCTGATGCGTTGTTCAAAATGGCTGCCCGCGACGACGTTGAGTCACGCCTGATCACCCATTTTAAGCAAGAATGGAAAGTAGAAAATGGACCAATCGCAACCGTACCGGCTATCAGCAAAAAAGATTGGACGTTATTGGTGCAAGGCGTCAATTTACATGACGACATGGCCGATGCGCTGCTAAGACAGTTTAGCTTCATCCCTGACACCCGGCTGGACGATCTGATGGTCAGTTATGCTACGGACACCGGTGGCGTGGGCCCACACTTTGATTCTTACGATGTGTTTTTGTTGCAAGCGCATGGGCAACGTCGCTGGAAAATCGGCGCAGGGCAAGATTTAACACTGGTACAAGGCAGCGCGCTAAAAATTCTCAAAAATTTCACGCCAGAGCAAGAGTTCGTACTTGAGCCAGGCGATATGCTTTACCTGCCGCCGCAATACGCTCACGACGGCACTGCCATCGGTGAATGCATGACCTATTCGATTGGCTTTCGCGCACCAGCATTTCAGGAATTAGGCGAGGCTTTTTTGCAGTTCATGGCAGACTCAATCGATCTTCCCGGCCGTTACGCCGATGCGGATCTGGCGCCAACCAAACATCCTGCGGAAATTGGGCGGAATATGCTCTCCCAAATATCAGATGCATTGAATAAAGTACGCTTTACGGACGATGACGTCGCCATTTTTGTTGGTGAATATTTATCAGACCCAAAAGCGACCGTATTTTTTGAGTCGCCTCCGCGGCCCTTAACACTGTCGCGTTTTACGGCTGCTATCGCCAAGCGTGGTGTCTCACTTTCGCGCAAGACACAAATGCTGTATCGCGGCAAACATCTGTTTATTAATGGTGAGTCATTTGCTGCGGGGCGTGAGGATAAGGCCTCATTATGCGTATTAGCAGATAATCGCAAATTAGACGGGCAAGCTGCCAGCGTAGTTTCCAAGGACGTGCTGGAGGCGCTTTATACATGGTACGAAGATGGCTGGATTAATCTCGGTTGA
- a CDS encoding peptidylprolyl isomerase: protein MKIAKNTVVTVHYKLSDAQGNLIEESSEPMVYLHGGYEGTLPKIEEALDGKEVGYNVELQVEPDDAFGEYDSKLVKIEARNRLPTPLEVGMQFEGTPDGEDDDEQSLIFTVTDIADDKVVLDGNHPLAGIALRFDLTVGEVREATEEEVVHQHVHGAHGHHHGEHDDHDDDAADEFRSHPLH, encoded by the coding sequence ATGAAGATTGCCAAGAATACGGTTGTGACTGTCCACTACAAACTGTCAGATGCTCAAGGCAACTTGATCGAAGAGAGTAGTGAGCCGATGGTTTATTTGCACGGCGGTTACGAAGGCACGTTGCCAAAAATTGAAGAAGCGCTGGATGGCAAGGAAGTTGGCTACAACGTCGAGCTACAAGTTGAGCCGGATGACGCCTTTGGCGAATATGACTCAAAACTGGTGAAGATCGAGGCGCGCAATCGTCTGCCGACACCGTTAGAAGTTGGTATGCAATTTGAAGGCACGCCAGACGGTGAAGATGATGATGAGCAATCTCTGATTTTTACGGTTACCGATATCGCTGATGATAAAGTCGTTTTAGATGGCAATCATCCTTTGGCCGGTATAGCGCTGCGTTTCGACTTGACAGTCGGCGAAGTACGCGAGGCAACAGAGGAAGAAGTCGTTCATCAACACGTGCATGGTGCCCATGGTCATCACCATGGCGAGCACGATGATCATGATGACGATGCTGCAGATGAATTCCGCAGCCATCCTTTGCATTGA
- the metC gene encoding cystathionine beta-lyase, whose translation MSSINSSSTSSSAISNDLGDLSIATAVELADLFAPQTVEPTHIQHVDTQLIHAGREPSLYGGMVNTPVFRGSTIMADNLDDWEAGRQTDNPMAKYGRFGTPTTRSFEQAITTLEGGDHALVFPSGLSACTHSIMAFVQVGDHILITDSAYGPTRTFAERVLRRMGVDVEFFDPLIGGEIRHLMRPNTRVVFVESPGSWTFEVQDIPAIAEEAHKVGAYVLMDNTWATPLYFKPFEHGVDVSIHAATKYIVGHSDALLGVASANQRSWPILKQGAHDFGQTAGPDDIYLALRGMRSMAVRLRQHWDSGMQLAEYLATQPLVERVLHPALPSDPGHQLWKRDFLGASGLFTIELKPIGRPAFASFFESLQLFGIGLSWGGYESLALPIDKPPTRVASSKTYQNPLVRIHVGLENIDDLKYDMGRAFKCMAAAC comes from the coding sequence ATGTCCTCAATTAACTCTTCAAGCACAAGTTCAAGTGCGATTTCTAACGACCTCGGTGATTTGTCTATCGCTACAGCGGTTGAATTAGCAGACTTATTTGCGCCACAAACTGTGGAACCAACCCACATCCAGCACGTGGATACACAGCTCATTCATGCCGGTCGCGAGCCATCCTTGTATGGCGGGATGGTGAACACGCCAGTTTTTCGCGGATCGACGATCATGGCAGATAATCTGGATGATTGGGAAGCAGGGCGTCAAACTGACAATCCAATGGCTAAGTACGGCCGTTTTGGCACGCCTACCACACGTTCATTCGAACAAGCCATAACTACTCTGGAAGGCGGCGACCATGCGCTGGTGTTCCCATCTGGATTGTCGGCCTGTACGCATAGCATCATGGCTTTCGTTCAAGTTGGCGATCACATATTAATTACCGATAGCGCTTATGGCCCGACGCGTACTTTTGCCGAGCGTGTATTGCGCCGGATGGGCGTCGATGTAGAGTTTTTTGACCCATTAATCGGTGGCGAAATTCGCCATTTGATGCGACCGAATACCCGTGTCGTGTTTGTCGAGTCGCCCGGCTCATGGACCTTTGAAGTACAAGATATACCCGCCATCGCCGAAGAAGCGCACAAGGTTGGCGCTTACGTGCTGATGGATAATACCTGGGCCACACCGCTTTATTTCAAACCTTTCGAGCATGGCGTCGATGTGTCGATTCATGCAGCAACAAAATACATAGTCGGTCACTCCGATGCGTTATTAGGTGTCGCCAGCGCCAATCAACGCTCGTGGCCGATTTTGAAGCAAGGTGCCCATGACTTTGGTCAAACAGCCGGGCCTGACGATATTTATCTGGCCTTGCGCGGGATGCGTAGTATGGCGGTGCGTTTGCGTCAGCATTGGGATAGCGGCATGCAATTGGCTGAATATCTGGCGACGCAGCCATTAGTCGAGCGCGTATTGCATCCTGCGCTTCCATCGGATCCGGGGCATCAGCTTTGGAAACGAGATTTTCTGGGGGCGAGCGGTTTGTTCACGATTGAGTTGAAGCCCATAGGCCGTCCTGCATTTGCCAGTTTTTTTGAGAGCTTGCAATTGTTCGGTATTGGCTTGTCGTGGGGCGGCTACGAGAGTCTGGCGCTACCGATTGATAAACCGCCGACTCGTGTTGCCTCAAGCAAAACTTACCAAAATCCGTTGGTGCGTATTCATGTCGGGCTGGAAAATATAGATGATTTGAAGTACGACATGGGGCGCGCCTTCAAATGTATGGCGGCCGCATGTTAG
- the mutS gene encoding DNA mismatch repair protein MutS — MTVEKAKISPGTAQYLRIKADHPTTLVFFRMGDFYELFFEDAEKASRLLGITLTSRGTYNGAPIKMCGVPFHAADQYLAKLVKIGESVALCEQIGDPATSKGIVERKVVRVVTPGTLTDSNLLPEKSEQPLLALSFSQNKQRKTATVGLAWLSMASGALKMMEFSGEIRALDVRLKQELERIAAAEILIADLASPILSTAHGLTLSSKATTVPEWHFDVPNGEKALLEQLAVSTLSGFGAEGLSTAIGAAGALLRYAQSTQGKGLQHVRALTVETENEFIGLDAATRRNLELTETIRGEDSASGAPTLFSLLDHCRTAMGSRLLRHWLHHAKRAQSVAQGRHAAIGALLAADAGAALSSTLAAVPDIERITTRIALLSARPRDLAGLRDGLQQLDAVRAGIALCGSDEVDDDNTSLTSLLSTLQQALATPVECLTLMQNAIATEPATMVRDGGVIADGFDADLDELRGLSQNAGQFLIDLETRERARTGIANLRVEYNKVHGFYIEVTHGQTDKVPDDYRRRQTLKNAERYITPELKAFEDKALSAQERALIREKVLYEQLLQDLAPHIGTLQTIAQALAQIDTLVALADHASRHDWCAPQLVAEPAIQIQQGRHPVVEKQIEHFIANDCMLSAENKLLLITGPNMGGKSTFMRQVALITLLAYVGSYVPASSAVIGPIDRIFTRIGAADDLAGGRSTFMVEMTESAAILNGASESSLVLMDEVGRGTSTFDGLALAWAIAKQLIEVTRSFTLFATHYFELTQLPDIHASAANVHLSAVEHKDSIVFLHAVQPGPASQSYGLQVAQLAGVPAPVIRAARKHLALLESQSVQATPQFDLFSRPQTDDDLADIDVELAEDHQTENALATELLEALATIDPDALTPREALEQLYRLKHLSNPDTAFQKVA; from the coding sequence ATGACCGTAGAAAAAGCAAAAATCTCCCCCGGCACAGCGCAATATCTCCGCATCAAGGCAGACCATCCAACAACACTCGTGTTCTTTCGGATGGGGGATTTTTATGAGTTGTTTTTTGAAGATGCGGAAAAAGCGTCCCGTTTACTAGGCATCACGCTGACTTCTCGCGGTACCTATAACGGTGCGCCGATTAAAATGTGTGGTGTACCGTTTCATGCTGCAGATCAATATCTGGCCAAATTGGTCAAGATCGGCGAATCGGTGGCATTATGCGAACAAATCGGCGATCCGGCAACTAGCAAGGGCATCGTAGAACGCAAAGTCGTACGCGTTGTCACGCCGGGAACGCTAACTGACTCCAACTTATTGCCAGAAAAATCTGAGCAGCCGCTATTGGCGCTATCGTTCTCGCAGAACAAGCAACGCAAGACTGCCACGGTCGGCCTGGCATGGCTATCGATGGCAAGCGGTGCTTTGAAAATGATGGAATTCAGCGGCGAAATCCGAGCGCTGGACGTGCGCCTTAAGCAAGAATTAGAACGCATCGCCGCTGCTGAAATACTGATCGCCGATCTTGCCAGCCCGATCCTGTCTACCGCCCACGGACTGACCTTATCTAGCAAGGCGACAACGGTTCCTGAATGGCATTTTGACGTCCCCAACGGTGAAAAGGCCTTGCTCGAACAACTGGCCGTTAGCACTCTAAGCGGCTTTGGCGCAGAAGGTCTAAGCACCGCTATCGGCGCGGCTGGAGCGTTACTGCGTTATGCACAGTCTACGCAAGGCAAGGGCTTGCAGCATGTTCGCGCCCTGACAGTCGAAACAGAGAATGAATTCATTGGCTTAGATGCTGCTACGCGTCGCAATCTGGAACTCACCGAAACTATTCGAGGCGAAGATTCTGCTTCAGGTGCACCGACTTTATTCTCCTTATTAGATCATTGCCGCACCGCGATGGGATCGCGCCTATTAAGGCATTGGCTGCATCACGCTAAACGTGCGCAATCCGTGGCGCAAGGACGGCATGCCGCTATCGGCGCATTACTGGCTGCGGATGCAGGGGCAGCACTATCGTCAACACTGGCAGCAGTCCCCGACATTGAGCGCATCACCACCCGCATAGCTCTGCTCTCAGCACGCCCCCGTGATTTGGCCGGTTTGCGCGACGGTTTACAGCAACTGGATGCAGTCCGGGCAGGCATTGCACTATGCGGCAGCGATGAAGTTGACGATGACAATACGTCGCTAACTTCGTTGTTAAGTACGCTACAACAGGCATTAGCCACGCCAGTGGAATGCCTGACGTTGATGCAGAACGCCATTGCTACCGAACCGGCGACAATGGTCAGAGACGGTGGCGTGATTGCCGACGGCTTCGATGCCGATTTAGATGAATTGCGCGGTTTATCGCAGAACGCAGGTCAGTTTTTAATCGATCTGGAAACCAGAGAACGCGCACGCACCGGTATTGCCAATCTGCGGGTAGAATATAACAAGGTCCACGGCTTTTATATTGAAGTGACGCACGGTCAGACGGATAAAGTCCCTGACGATTATCGCCGTCGCCAGACTCTAAAAAATGCTGAGCGTTACATTACGCCAGAACTCAAAGCCTTTGAAGACAAGGCCTTGTCAGCGCAAGAACGCGCGTTGATCAGGGAAAAAGTGCTTTACGAACAGTTGTTGCAAGATTTGGCGCCCCATATTGGCACGCTGCAAACGATCGCACAGGCGCTGGCACAAATTGACACGCTGGTGGCATTGGCCGACCACGCGTCGCGGCACGACTGGTGCGCACCGCAGCTGGTGGCAGAACCGGCGATCCAGATTCAGCAAGGTCGACACCCTGTCGTTGAAAAGCAAATTGAACACTTTATCGCCAATGATTGCATGTTGTCGGCAGAAAATAAATTGCTGCTGATCACTGGTCCGAACATGGGCGGAAAATCAACCTTCATGCGTCAAGTTGCGCTGATCACATTGCTGGCTTACGTGGGCAGCTACGTACCGGCCAGCAGTGCAGTAATTGGTCCGATAGATCGTATCTTCACGCGTATCGGCGCTGCCGATGATCTTGCTGGCGGACGTTCTACCTTTATGGTGGAAATGACCGAATCGGCCGCCATTCTGAATGGGGCTAGTGAAAGTTCACTGGTGCTGATGGACGAAGTCGGCCGTGGCACCTCCACTTTTGATGGCTTGGCCTTAGCTTGGGCGATTGCCAAGCAATTGATTGAAGTAACGCGCAGCTTTACCTTGTTTGCGACGCACTATTTCGAACTGACGCAATTGCCGGATATCCATGCTTCAGCCGCGAATGTCCATCTATCGGCGGTTGAACACAAAGACAGCATTGTGTTTTTACACGCGGTTCAACCCGGCCCGGCATCGCAAAGCTACGGTTTGCAAGTGGCGCAATTGGCTGGCGTGCCAGCGCCTGTTATCCGTGCTGCACGCAAGCATTTAGCCTTGCTGGAATCGCAATCAGTGCAAGCGACGCCACAATTTGACTTGTTTTCGCGCCCTCAGACGGATGATGATTTGGCAGATATTGATGTCGAACTTGCGGAAGATCATCAGACGGAGAACGCATTGGCAACGGAGTTGCTGGAAGCATTGGCAACGATAGATCCAGACGCCCTGACGCCGCGGGAAGCTTTAGAGCAATTGTACCGGTTGAAGCATTTAAGCAATCCGGATACAGCTTTTCAAAAAGTCGCATGA
- a CDS encoding MBL fold metallo-hydrolase, with product MKFASLGSGSEGNALLISTASANPSIAAAATKATTTIMLDCGFGIKETERRLLKLGVSASDLSAIIVTHEHQDHIGGVFKFARRHSLPVWLTYGTYQAASKISKNCNDVQIHFCRDGEELTIGELELTPFTVPHDAREPVQYVASDGKLKLGVLTDVGKSTNHLIQTLSGCDALILECNHDRQMLRDSAYPPSLKRRIGGDYGHLSNEAAAEILKALDQSVLRRIIGAHLSLRNNTRELAFSALLASKKNDDTELTIACQEDGFDWLEI from the coding sequence TTGAAATTTGCCAGTCTGGGAAGCGGTAGTGAGGGTAATGCCTTATTAATTTCTACTGCTTCCGCTAATCCCTCTATCGCTGCTGCCGCAACCAAAGCCACAACCACCATTATGTTGGATTGTGGCTTTGGCATTAAAGAGACCGAAAGGCGCTTGCTCAAATTGGGCGTCAGCGCGTCGGACTTATCCGCGATTATAGTCACGCACGAGCATCAGGATCATATCGGTGGTGTATTCAAATTTGCGCGACGCCATAGTTTGCCGGTATGGCTTACGTACGGCACTTATCAGGCTGCCTCTAAAATCTCCAAGAATTGTAATGATGTGCAAATACATTTTTGCCGAGATGGTGAGGAATTGACTATTGGCGAACTGGAGCTAACGCCGTTCACGGTTCCGCATGATGCGAGAGAGCCGGTTCAATATGTTGCCAGTGATGGCAAACTGAAGCTCGGCGTGTTGACAGATGTCGGGAAATCCACAAACCATCTCATTCAGACCTTAAGTGGCTGCGACGCGCTGATATTGGAGTGTAATCACGATCGTCAGATGTTGCGTGATTCTGCTTATCCACCTTCGCTTAAGCGAAGAATTGGGGGAGATTATGGGCATCTATCAAATGAAGCCGCTGCCGAGATTCTAAAAGCGCTAGATCAATCCGTCTTACGTAGAATCATAGGAGCGCATTTGAGTTTGCGTAACAATACGCGCGAACTTGCATTTTCTGCGCTGCTTGCAAGCAAAAAGAATGACGATACCGAGCTAACAATCGCCTGTCAGGAAGATGGCTTTGATTGGCTGGAAATATAA
- a CDS encoding HugZ family protein, with amino-acid sequence MPVFKDNAYSNCLLTFLCVGSCHGRVQNSFVIDAIKQPNSYENNIPFSDTFTPRSGLGSLATHSTQMPGYPFATALPFALDEQHCPLFLISDLAEHTKNLITDSRASLLIHSHDGQHVLTTERISIVGDVTPIQLSADGIARYLRYHPDAKEYLALGGFSFYRLLPQRARYVAGFGNMGWIENEEWSTVEVLPLAEERNLLQGITDTYSGPGPLRMLGIDCYGFDVEKNGKRTRQRFSAPAGAVEQIGEVVRRFLVAMA; translated from the coding sequence GTGCCTGTCTTCAAGGACAATGCATATAGTAATTGTCTGCTTACTTTTTTATGCGTAGGATCATGTCATGGTCGCGTTCAAAATTCCTTCGTTATTGATGCTATAAAGCAACCCAACTCGTATGAAAATAACATTCCCTTCAGCGATACATTTACTCCACGAAGCGGCTTGGGCAGTTTAGCAACGCACTCAACGCAAATGCCTGGCTATCCTTTTGCGACCGCGTTGCCATTCGCGCTCGATGAGCAGCACTGTCCGCTGTTTCTCATCAGCGACCTTGCCGAGCATACGAAAAATCTGATCACGGATTCTCGTGCCAGCCTGCTGATTCATAGTCATGACGGTCAGCATGTCCTGACGACTGAAAGGATTTCGATTGTCGGCGACGTCACACCCATTCAACTTTCTGCAGATGGTATTGCGCGCTATCTTCGTTACCATCCGGATGCCAAAGAGTATCTGGCTTTAGGTGGGTTTTCTTTTTATCGGTTGTTGCCGCAGCGAGCGCGGTATGTTGCCGGATTCGGCAATATGGGATGGATTGAAAACGAAGAGTGGTCGACGGTCGAGGTATTGCCGTTGGCAGAGGAAAGAAATTTGCTACAAGGCATCACCGATACCTATTCAGGACCCGGCCCGCTAAGAATGTTGGGAATTGATTGCTATGGATTCGACGTTGAAAAAAATGGCAAACGCACCCGCCAGCGGTTTTCCGCGCCGGCAGGTGCTGTCGAACAAATTGGTGAGGTAGTAAGGCGCTTCCTCGTCGCTATGGCGTAG
- a CDS encoding TIGR03862 family flavoprotein, translating into MVSWPTARPPVVAIIGGGPAGLMAAEILIAGGVQVNVYDAMPSVGRKFLLAGKGGMNITHSEPYSDFLSRYVAREQNITPLLEAFGPDALRNWVESLGVSTFVGSSGRVFPTDMKAAPLLRAWLHRLRLAGVQFHMRHRWIGWNDDGGLRFTTSDGEQSVIADATILALGGGSWARLGSDGAWVKLLEQRRIPVASLVPSNCGFNVALSTYFQERFAGHYLKSIAIALPDLDDSADKTNTFRKQGEFVISANGVEGSLIYALSARLRDRIASHGSARLHLDLLPDWSPQRVLAEVSHPRGARSWSGHLQSRLGLKGVKVGLLREFASDDFADLARLAIAIKALPITLTSARPIDEAISSAGGVMFEGLDQNLMLKAIPGFFCAGEMLDWEAPTGGYLLTACFASGRKAGSGVLKWLETQLEQ; encoded by the coding sequence ATGGTTTCCTGGCCCACTGCCCGCCCCCCTGTTGTCGCCATCATCGGCGGTGGCCCTGCCGGATTAATGGCAGCCGAAATATTGATTGCCGGTGGTGTTCAGGTCAATGTTTACGACGCAATGCCATCCGTAGGCCGCAAATTTCTGCTAGCGGGTAAAGGCGGCATGAATATCACGCACTCGGAGCCTTATTCAGACTTTCTGTCGCGTTATGTAGCACGGGAACAAAATATTACCCCGCTGCTAGAAGCATTTGGCCCAGACGCTTTACGTAATTGGGTCGAATCGCTGGGCGTGTCAACTTTTGTGGGATCGTCGGGGCGCGTATTTCCTACCGATATGAAAGCTGCGCCGTTATTACGCGCATGGCTACATCGCTTGCGTTTGGCTGGCGTGCAATTTCACATGCGCCATCGCTGGATCGGCTGGAACGATGATGGCGGACTACGCTTCACTACATCTGATGGCGAACAGTCGGTCATTGCTGATGCAACGATATTGGCACTCGGCGGCGGTAGTTGGGCACGTTTAGGTTCCGATGGCGCCTGGGTTAAATTGCTGGAACAACGCCGGATTCCTGTGGCGTCTTTAGTGCCATCGAATTGTGGTTTCAACGTTGCGTTAAGCACGTATTTTCAGGAGCGCTTTGCCGGTCATTATTTAAAATCGATCGCCATCGCGTTGCCGGATCTGGATGACAGTGCCGATAAAACAAACACGTTCCGTAAACAAGGTGAGTTCGTCATCAGCGCGAATGGCGTTGAGGGGAGCCTTATCTATGCCCTATCGGCAAGATTACGTGATCGAATCGCCAGCCATGGCAGTGCGCGTTTGCATCTTGATTTATTACCCGATTGGTCACCGCAACGGGTACTTGCCGAAGTCTCGCATCCTCGTGGCGCGCGGTCATGGTCAGGACATTTGCAAAGTCGGCTTGGATTAAAGGGCGTCAAAGTCGGATTACTGCGAGAGTTCGCTTCCGATGATTTTGCTGACCTTGCCAGACTCGCTATTGCTATTAAAGCGCTCCCGATCACACTGACTTCGGCAAGACCCATCGACGAAGCCATCAGCAGCGCTGGTGGGGTCATGTTCGAAGGACTAGATCAAAATTTAATGCTGAAAGCAATACCGGGATTTTTTTGCGCGGGGGAAATGCTGGATTGGGAAGCACCTACGGGCGGTTATTTATTGACGGCGTGCTTTGCGTCAGGACGAAAAGCCGGTTCTGGCGTACTTAAATGGCTAGAAACGCAGCTGGAGCAGTAA
- the ilvD gene encoding dihydroxy-acid dehydratase, translating into MPEYRSRTTTHGRNMAGARALWRATGMKDGDFDKPIVAVVNSFTQFVPGHVHLKDLGQLVAREIEAAGGVAKEFNTIAVDDGIAMGHGGMLYSLPSRELIADSVEYMVNAHCADAMVCISNCDKITPGMLMAAMRLNIPVVFVSGGPMEAGKIIEKVIPGQFSTTQKIIKIDLVDAMIKAGDASVSDADIAEIERAACPTCGSCSGMFTANSMNCLTEALGLALPGNGTILATHSDRKELFLRAGRLIVELAKRHYEQDDYSVLPRTIANKAAFENAMTLDVSMGGSTNTVLHLLAAAQEAEVEFKMADIDRISRHVPCLCKVAPMTDKYHIEDVHRAGGIISILGELARAGLLDTTRPTIHSKDLAEAIANNDITQTQDPAVHKLFSAAPGGVPTQTAFSQQSRFTSLDMDRSTGCIRDKEHAYSQDGGLAVLYGNLAVNGCIVKTAGVDESILKFTGRARVFESQDAAVEAILGDVVQAGDTIIIRYEGPKGGPGMQEMLYPTSYIKSKGLGKSCALFTDGRFSGGSSGLVIGHASPEAAEGGAIGLVEDGDTIEIDIPNRSINLAISDEILAQRRAAMDAKGKDGWKPVNRQRYVSQALQAYAAMATSADRGAVRDISQLKR; encoded by the coding sequence ATGCCCGAATACCGCTCACGCACTACCACCCATGGCCGCAACATGGCCGGCGCTCGCGCTCTTTGGCGCGCAACCGGTATGAAAGATGGCGATTTCGATAAACCGATTGTTGCCGTAGTCAACTCTTTTACCCAATTCGTACCGGGTCACGTCCATTTGAAGGATCTCGGCCAACTGGTCGCGCGTGAAATCGAAGCGGCGGGCGGAGTTGCTAAAGAATTCAACACCATTGCGGTCGATGATGGTATCGCAATGGGTCACGGCGGCATGTTGTACTCGTTGCCTTCACGCGAATTGATCGCGGACTCGGTTGAGTACATGGTCAATGCCCATTGCGCGGATGCAATGGTGTGTATTTCGAACTGCGACAAAATCACACCGGGCATGTTGATGGCTGCGATGCGCCTTAACATTCCTGTCGTGTTTGTCTCCGGCGGCCCAATGGAAGCTGGAAAAATCATTGAAAAAGTCATTCCCGGCCAATTTTCTACGACCCAAAAAATCATCAAAATCGATTTGGTCGATGCCATGATCAAAGCCGGCGATGCCTCCGTCAGCGATGCCGACATTGCCGAAATCGAACGTGCAGCCTGCCCAACCTGTGGCTCTTGCTCGGGTATGTTTACGGCTAATTCGATGAATTGCCTGACCGAAGCGCTGGGATTGGCGTTGCCCGGTAACGGCACGATCCTGGCAACGCACTCAGATCGTAAGGAATTATTCTTGCGCGCTGGCCGATTGATCGTTGAACTGGCTAAACGCCACTATGAGCAAGACGATTATTCAGTTCTGCCACGCACCATCGCCAATAAAGCCGCATTTGAAAATGCGATGACGCTGGACGTCTCAATGGGCGGTTCTACCAACACTGTTTTGCATTTGCTGGCAGCGGCGCAAGAAGCCGAAGTCGAATTCAAGATGGCCGACATCGACCGTATCTCGCGTCACGTACCGTGTTTGTGCAAAGTCGCGCCGATGACGGACAAATACCATATCGAAGACGTCCACCGTGCTGGCGGCATCATCAGTATTTTGGGTGAATTGGCCCGCGCTGGTTTGCTCGACACCACGCGCCCGACTATTCACAGTAAAGATTTGGCCGAAGCCATTGCCAATAACGACATCACGCAAACCCAAGACCCGGCAGTGCATAAACTGTTTAGCGCGGCACCGGGCGGGGTTCCCACCCAAACTGCATTTTCGCAACAAAGCCGCTTTACCAGCCTGGATATGGACCGTAGCACCGGTTGTATTCGCGATAAAGAGCATGCTTATTCGCAAGATGGCGGCTTGGCTGTGTTGTACGGTAATCTGGCTGTCAATGGTTGTATCGTCAAAACTGCTGGCGTTGATGAAAGCATTCTTAAATTCACCGGCAGAGCGCGCGTGTTTGAAAGCCAGGACGCAGCGGTTGAAGCTATTCTTGGCGACGTAGTGCAAGCTGGCGACACCATCATTATTCGTTACGAAGGACCAAAAGGCGGCCCTGGAATGCAAGAAATGCTGTACCCGACCTCGTACATCAAATCGAAAGGTCTGGGCAAGTCTTGCGCGTTGTTCACTGATGGTCGTTTCTCAGGCGGCTCCTCAGGATTGGTGATCGGCCATGCTTCCCCAGAGGCAGCGGAAGGCGGCGCAATTGGTCTGGTCGAAGATGGCGATACCATCGAAATCGATATCCCGAATCGGAGTATCAACTTGGCGATCAGCGACGAAATATTAGCGCAACGCCGTGCAGCGATGGATGCCAAGGGCAAAGATGGCTGGAAGCCGGTCAACCGTCAGCGTTATGTTTCGCAAGCGTTGCAAGCGTATGCTGCGATGGCGACGTCGGCGGATCGTGGCGCAGTGCGTGATATTAGCCAGTTGAAGCGTTAA